The sequence TCTAATCGTATCCTATCTAATCCTATCGGATGCACTAAGTACTAGCACATGCCTAAGAAAGAAACCCCTAATCTACATGTACGAGCAAGCATTGGGGATTCTTTGACTCACCGGAGCTTGCGCAGTCGCAGCGAACTGAGGCCGAGTGAAAACCCCGGCGGGAAGAAGAGAGGTGGCAGAGCAGAGGAGGAGCCGGCCCTGGCGATGGCCGACGGCATCGTCCCCGTGCTCATGGCCACGCCGGCTGTCGAGGAGGATAGCGCGCCGACAGGAGAAAACCCTTGGACTGGGGTCAAGAACCCCCCTGCCCAATGGGGTCCCAAGAAGTGGCGGCTCCGTGGACGGCGCCGGCGCTGAGCCCACGACCACGAGGTCTGGAAACGGGGGCGGAGCAGGAACGACCGGCACCGCATTGGTCAACCCTCGTGGTGGCCGGCAGCAGATGGGTGACGACGCTCGCAGCGCCGACGCCAGGTCCCTGCCCGAGTTCTGGAGCCCGGCCACCCAGTGCTCTTGGATGCTGGTGATGCGCTGGTCGACGGGGGTCAGATGACGGCGCGACGGTGGGCGAGGTGGAGCcatcggaggagaggagagggaggggcgaTGAGGCACAGCGGTGGGAACAGTGCGGGGAAGTGAAATGAGAGTGGGAGGGGAGTTATGAGACGTCCCCTACGTCTCCCGCGCTGCCCGGGGCATGCAACCTCCTCGCACGTGTGGCCGCGCCGAGCcaggctcgcgagaaactgccgattcggcaGTTTCCGCCGGGCCAGGCTCAGGCCTGCTTTAAGTTTCGTGCGGATCACGAATCGCATGCAGTCCAGCCAACCAAACAGGCTACACACATCCCACGCGGGCCTGGTTGGGTTGCATGCGGGAAACCAGACACGCCCTGGGTGTTTGAGTGCTACAGGATGCATAGTTgttgccaaactcgtatctcacaAGAACGTATGTCACCTTTCTCTTCCACTTCGACGTTGCTTACCCTTCTACGGCATCTGGCCACATCGTCTTCATCAACGTTCACGAGATGAACATTGTATGTCCAACGTGCGAAGCTTTTACAAATGACATCGGTGCGCATAGAGGATGGCATGCATCACGCCAAATAGAATTGACCCGCTCGAAGTTCATGTTTTATCTTTTCATTCGTAAACAATTAAACGAAATTGAACATGGCATTTAAAATATCATTTCAACTCACAAAAATTCTTGTACTTTTTTATAAAATCGAAATAATTATATTGCGCTAAGGAAAAATAATTTTCATCCATTTTTTACAAATTCATTTTATTTTAGAAAGTCTATTTTGGGCCGTATAATAATTCCCTAAAAATAATTTCAGGGTTCAAATAATGCCCAAAATATTTGTTGAAGTCCAAATAATATTCACATCATTTCCAGCTACTGTATTCTGAAGAAGTCACTCTATCTCCTCTCATGGTTGAATTGGAAATTGTTTGTTTGAATATtctaaaatccaaataaaatctcaACATCCAATATCCAAATGAAGCACTCTgtggaagtcattttatcccctctctatTCAAATACTCACGTAATATCTCAAAAGTTGAAACTCTACTCAAACTCTAACAAAGGTGAAAGCAAAACAATTTATATAATTTAATTATTAACATATCAGAGTTTAGATATTTTTGGGGATATTACATGCAAAAACTGCAAATCAGTACTACCGGCCCAATCCAATCAACCGGGCAATCTCGGAAAGAACCAGGTCCTGTTCAGCATCACCCTCCTTTCTCAGACCCATCGCACTCCGCCGCTGTCCGCTCGCCCAAACCCTGCGCCGCACAGCCGccacggccagcagcagcagcagcagcaacacaccCGCCGCAAAACCCGCATCCGCCGGCCGCGAGGTCCTGTCCCAtgtctccctccgcgccgccggccgCCCTCCGCCTCGCAAGCCCGCCCAAAGTTCTCCTCCCCGCGCTCTCACCGTCCTCCACTTGCTCCCCCCGCCTCTCCATGTCGACCCCCTCTCGTCCCCGCGCCACACCGCTCACCGcggccggcggaggcggcgcggccCCTTCCCTACTCGCCGCCGACCCGGGCCACCGCGACTCCGTCATCCTCGCCGCGCGCGATGCCATGACGAACTGCCTCGGCGAGACCCACCTCGACCTCGTCGTCCCCGGGCTCCGCCTCGCCGCCAAGGGCAAGGTGAGCAAAGCGTCGACCTACCTGTTACGGGAGGCTCTCGAAGGTCCCGATAGATTAACCGTTGGTGTTTTGATGGGAAGGTGAGGGATGTTTACGAGAGCGGGGAGCACCTGGTGCTGGTGACCACCGACCGTCAGAGCGCGTTCGACCGTGTCCTTGCCTCCATCCCATTCAAAGGGCAGGTATGCTCCTCAGCCGTTACCATCATATGTTAATGTTGATAAGCACAGGATTCTTCAGGTATGCTTCAAGCTTGCTTTAGTAAAGTTGCCATAGCAAGGTCACCCCGTATGATGCAGGTTTTCTACTCATAATTCAAGTTTCAGATTAATCCCTCTTAAAGTTATGACGTTCCATTTTTGAAGTAATATAACAAGCATGAAGCATTTGTTCATAGTCATGTCTACAGTTGATGCGCACAACGTTGTTAAGCTGCATGATGCATCATCTTATCTGTCCCTATGTACTGAAGTGCAGAACCCGAACATATTAGAATCAGGACAAAGTCGCCACCGCTATAAGTTACTCTGTTGTGCTTTAACACAAATGTTGATTTCAGGTTCTTAACGAGACAAGCCTTTGGTGGTTCAATAGGACCAGTCACATCACTCCAAATGCAGTGGTCTCTAGTCCTGACAGGAATGTGACAATTGCCAAAAGGTGCTCAGTTTTTCCAGTTGAATTTGTTGGTGAGGCCTAACTCATGCTGCATATCTTGCTTATTTCTCCTACTAGTTTGCAATCTTACATGCATAATCTTGATGGAAGTGCTAATCAATTAGTTTGTTTTCAGTGAGGGGATTCGTTACTGGAAGCACTGATACATCACTATGGACAGTTTATAACAAGGGCGTGAGGAATTACTGTGGAAATGCCATTCCTGATGGTATGCTAACCAATATTGATACAATATGGATGTGTCTCCTCCTTCTCTCTTATGAGTGGATTCCTTGTTACAGGCATGGTAAAGAATCAAAAGCTGCCAGCAAATATCCTTACGCCAACAACTAAAGCTGATGATCATGATGTCCCTATCACTCCTGATGAggtttctccttttttttttcCCTTCCTGAAATTCTGTCTCTTCCCATAGTCTAGAACATAGAGAAATACATGTTGTAAGGATCAGATCTCCTCCAAACTAATACAGTTTATAGAGGGAAAGTATTACTACATGATATTGGATTATATGTTCTAAGATTGGCATAGAAATAATTAAAAGCTTAAAGACTCATCATTCTGTAAGAAGGTTGCTGCTAGTTATTGAAGTTTATCGTTCACTTTTTAATAGTAAATATATCTACTTTAGCGTTGTGTAGTGCATTACACCTTTTATTCTTTATTGAAGTGTTCCTGCTTAGACCACCTTCTGTTGTTACATTATTTTTCGTTGAAAGGGCCCCTTATTTATGATGGTATTCTTCAGATAGTCAAGTCAGGGCTGATGTCCAAGGATGATTTTGATGAGGCAAAAAGCAAAGCCTTAAGCTTATTTGAGTATGGACAGGTAACCTTTTATGTCATCTCCTTTCTAGAAGCTCCCAGGTCCATGTTTAGGGCCCTCCCCAGCTGACTTCAGTGACCATGTTTGACATATTGAGCTTGGAATACTTATCTTTCGTTGCCAATGCATTCAGTTTTGATCCTTGTTGCTTGTCCTCTTAATTTAATATATGCCCATAGTTATGATTTTGTAAATAAATCTACATGGAGGCCTAATTGTTTTGAGACAATATAGTCCAGTGAGTTGAGACCATGTGCATGCTATTTTTATCCACTGCCCACCCATAGCGATAGCTGATTGTTGTCTTCTTGCAGAAAGTGGCATTAGAGAATGGAGTAATTCTAGTTGACACAAAGTATGAGTTTGGAAAAACAGCTGATGGGACAGTTGTGTTGATTGATGAGGTTGTGTTTTCTGACTTACGCTTCTTCTATGTGTTCAGTTACTTTTTGCTATCCTTCCTATGCATGGAGCAAAATGCCATGAGGTTTCTCCCTTAAGCATATACATGTTACAGCTCTTTCAGTGTAGACACTTAAGCTTTGGTATTTAATGTGTGATATATTCAACCTGTATGGCTAGACTTGAGATCGTTGCACTAAGTAACTTACTATACACATGGAAAAGATCCTGGAGACTTTACAGTGGCTGTATTCATTTTGTTGAGATATTTCCTGGGAACTTGAGTTTTTACTTCTacaaaatcatgatgatatcctCCTTTCCAATAAGCAGGTACATACACCTGACTCCAGCAGATATTGGATTGCTAATTCATACGAAGAGAGATTCAAATCTGGCCTTGAACCTGAAAATGTTGACAAGGTAACCTAGAATTATTCGCACACACAAACGCTAAAGGGTGCACTTTACCCTCCTGCGAGTTTCCGCATCAGTAATACTATGTATAATGGAAATGCTGAAAAGTTGATTTAATTTTCATCAGGAGTTCTTAAGGCTGTGGTTTAAGAATAATTGCAATCCATATGAAGATAAGGTATCTTACTTTTCTTCCCAGTCTGGCTGTTAACAATGCTTAAGCATGTCTTTCATACTGAGCCAGTTATCAATACTAAATTAATCATGGAACTGACAGTCAAAATTTTCTGTTGCGTCCATTCCGTAGTTTGTTTATGCTTATTACTTATTCTGAAACACAGGTTCTTCCAGAAGCTCCAGAAGAATTAGTTTCTGAACTTGCTTGGCGGTATGTTAGTTTCTATAGCTTCCCCTTGTTTTCCACCTAAAGGCAATTTTGCAACCACCAGATTGTTGTTCATCTCTATGTATATGAAACTGAAGAAAGCATGATATCTTGTAGTAGTTCGCTAAACTGTTTCCATGAATATCCACTGCAGGTACATATTCCTGTTTGAAACAATTACAAATACGAAGTTTGAGATCCCAGAAACACAGGTATGTAGGGGGCTGCTTTTATGCTTCTTGCTCAGTAGTAACCAAGTACTTGAGCCTTGTTTTGTTAACTGCAGGAACCGATCCATGAGAGGATATCAAGGAACGTGGCACAAGCCTTACGGAATTTATAATTGTTAACACTGATAAAAGCACTTGCCCGTGACAATAAGAGGTGCACTAATGCTACTAACATCCCTGTAGTTGCTATGTGCACATGAGCTATGAGCTGATGAGTAATATCCTCCCCATTGAAGATTGGATTTATTTTCGGCGGAGCAGGAATGCATATGCCCGGTTATGTAATGTGGGATAGAGTAGAGATAAATAATTGAAAGTGGTCATTGTTTCTGTTTGGGTGAGTGAGCATCTGTCTTGTGCAAAATCGTTTTGCTCCACACATTTCCCAAACTATCTGTGAACACGACGTATCGTAGATctatgatgtcaggaccccgattttatgccacaccaatctagcatgtaacacctcatatcattttgcggcctcacgcacggtattcccacgggtgtcgtcttaccatgcccaggaccgtttgcgccttttggcacacgtatatgatagtgtcgctagcattcatatgacaaagaatccgggctgacatggctagttgtgaacccaaagtggcactaacttacagggacaggcatacatgacccagcaataaacgtgtcggtcatcagcgagtgaatccgggctgtagcaattgggctagcaggactccggtaacccgggctgtagcaggctaacaggactccggtagacaccgcgtgacatttccccgaagggacagacacaggaacgaaggacacatgccggccagcctaagtgttccggagcagtagcaagctaccagggctcagtggaagaactagaagacatttcccggtaagagaggctactaaggataaacaactagatagtcagatcccacacatagcaatacacattacacgtacgcataacatgcaagtatgtgctgtacaacatggcatcacatcataactcaacaactcatatagataaggctcaaagagccatcatagcatttattacaaacaggggtcacatgacccaacattcagagcaatcaagcaacaagcggaagcattacatgtctgagtacagacatctacaaatgaaaaaggttgaagagcctgactatctacaacgtccgatcaagatcgtagctgaggtacaagctacttgtcgaagtccatgagaacactagtaagaccgaagtctccgctgcaaaaacataaataaagcaacatgagtacaaaggtactcagcaagacttacatcagatcctatcatacatgcatttgtatcaagagggtaatgtggggtttagttgcagcaagccagttttgactctgtggctatcatgttctacgactaccagaacttctttgaggtgatatggcgcacacgagtccactaatcaccacacaatacgctactatggattcatccccgtctccttacgagaaggccatccatagcactcacacttgtcttgagcattttagagtatccacttcaagttgtctatgtaccatgtaagcatccaagaagtccataaccgcggacccggctattcgaatagatcatgttaaccctgcaggggtgtacttcttcacacacgctctcgccacttaccgccatgcacacgttatgtatctcggcaaccttcaagcggaagcctggcgagggtgtcggccacgacctgactaaccacataagactctagtccaggtttatcgcctattcgggttctatccgcaaggaaatccggccggggtgtcgctcacggccccaaacgatgtgaacaggattcccaagcccacctcgccggatggatctacgcttggtacaccgtgccacttgtgcctagtctgtcccaagcccacctggccgggtgccacttggtagactactaacactacctacaaacaccagaaactagttgcgactcctggacaaagatcaagttggttaataagtcgagagggcttggagcgcccgaagcccaatgtgtggtagtatcgagtcattggacaacatacatagaactcagtgcttaaggacggttccagtgagacaacccaccatgtactcctacatggcctctcaccgctacctttaccaaatcgtgttcacacacttaactctcagcatcagaacatatcgtaacactccaattcattcccaatgaatcagacctgacacaactctaagcaatagcaggca comes from Triticum aestivum cultivar Chinese Spring chromosome 5B, IWGSC CS RefSeq v2.1, whole genome shotgun sequence and encodes:
- the LOC123112264 gene encoding phosphoribosylaminoimidazole-succinocarboxamide synthase, chloroplastic, with translation MSPSAPPAALRLASPPKVLLPALSPSSTCSPRLSMSTPSRPRATPLTAAGGGGAAPSLLAADPGHRDSVILAARDAMTNCLGETHLDLVVPGLRLAAKGKVRDVYESGEHLVLVTTDRQSAFDRVLASIPFKGQVLNETSLWWFNRTSHITPNAVVSSPDRNVTIAKRCSVFPVEFVVRGFVTGSTDTSLWTVYNKGVRNYCGNAIPDGMVKNQKLPANILTPTTKADDHDVPITPDEIVKSGLMSKDDFDEAKSKALSLFEYGQKVALENGVILVDTKYEFGKTADGTVVLIDEVHTPDSSRYWIANSYEERFKSGLEPENVDKEFLRLWFKNNCNPYEDKVLPEAPEELVSELAWRYIFLFETITNTKFEIPETQEPIHERISRNVAQALRNL